In Carassius gibelio isolate Cgi1373 ecotype wild population from Czech Republic chromosome B19, carGib1.2-hapl.c, whole genome shotgun sequence, one DNA window encodes the following:
- the olah gene encoding S-acyl fatty acid synthase thioesterase, medium chain codes for MDKVITCFTKRPDASVRLICFPWAGGGSIHYARWAKTLSSSIEVYSIRLPGREGRTKEPFFLNMQEIIDEVIGVLLPHFREKPFALFGHSFGAMTCFAFAEHVKKVYNLEPIHMFLSGASAPYSEARLQAPRRSNLSDQEFLVWVTSIGGTPPEILANAELAKLFLPALKADLCVVDNYRCSRPSTPFLSCPVSCFDGKEDAPHDLQAWKDMTSGDFTVQMLPGSHFYLKEAANEKYLLDHITKHLENAEMDYL; via the exons ATGGATAAAGTCATAACCTGTTTCACCAAGCGCCCAGATGCTTCGGTCCGTCTCATCTGTTTTCCCTGGGCAGGTGGAGGCTCTATTCATTATGCTCGCTGGGCCAAAACTCTCAGCAGCTCTATTGAAG tGTACTCCATTCGACTGCCAGGCAGAGAAGGAAGAACGAAGGAACCATTTTTTCTAAATATGCAGGAAATCATCGATGAGGTCATCGGTGTGCTTCTTCCACATTTCAGAGAGAAGCCATTTGCCCTCTTCGGACATAG TTTTGGAGCTATGacttgctttgcttttgctgaaCACGTAAAGAAGGTCTACAACCTTGAGCCGATCCACATGTTTCTCTCTGGAGCCTCAGCACCATAT TCTGAAGCAAGACTGCAGGCACCAAGAAGAAGTAATCTGTCAGATCAAGAGTTTCTTGTGTGGGTCACTTCTATTGGAGGCACACCACCAGAGATACTGGCCAATGCTGAGCTCGCCAAACTCTTCTTACCTGCGCTGAAAGCAGATCTCTGTGTAGTGGACAATTATAG ATGTAGCAGACCATCAACACCCTTCCTGTCATGTCCAGTATCATGCTTTGACGGAAAAGAGGATGCACCCCATGACTTACAAG CTTGGAAGGACATGACAAGTGGTGACTTCACTGTGCAGATGCTTCCTGGGTCTCATTTTTACTTGAAAGAAGCAGCAAATGAAAAATATCTTCTGGACCACATCACAAAACATCTTGAGAATGCAGAGATGGACTATTTATAG
- the tekt2 gene encoding tektin-2, with the protein MATLSSKPGLRYSVSDWATNNTQISHTAENKRNVSNEIRQEGRALRNETTCKTNWDEYDSSRRLSDRINDVTRWKENLKACAQQVDAEMDALTLSKEATERALAATVLPLEVTAECLNLREGRRGKELVCDPVEAELKKEVEVLDGAQRILQQCIDQAFEQLCRLQEARQQLTIDLQDKIEALDVDMSCLSLTIRSPEISLKPNPTRVPPGSTTPQQWEQFSRYNVTRAKEEMQASVHIRENNSITRAQVQNELEAQRMTVEFALRKRTHHEEQAYHEMQWQLKATQEEIAELEQDICHLEEDMQAKTAPLKLVHTRLENRIKRPGMDLCRDEVQFGLVDEAKQLEATILALKQKLAHAQHSLQSLKQHEAQMMEDLSRKQDALSLEQRSSQTRQRLTMGVQTEGLPSAVVPLTNSSGRHKLDLA; encoded by the exons ATGGCCACCCTGAGCTCGAAGCCAGGCTTGCGTTACAGTGTGTCTGACTGGGCGACTAATAACACACAGATATCACACACTGCGGAGAACAAGCGCAATGTTTCAAACGAGATACGCCAGGAAGGAAGAGCTCTGCGCAATGAGACGACCTGTAAG ACAAACTGGGATGAGTATGACAGCAGCAGGCGACTGAGTGACAGGATCAATGACGTCACGCGCTGGAAGGAGAATCTGAAAGCTTGTGCACAGCAAGTGGATGCAGAAATGGACGCTCTTACTCTG TCCAAGGAGGCGACAGAACGAGCCCTTGCTGCCACTGTTCTGCCCCTTGAAGTCACTGCCGAGTGCTTGAACCTCAGAGAAGGTCGTCGTGGCAAGGAGCTGGTCTGTGACCCTGTAGAAGCTGAACTGAAGAAGGAAGTAGAGGTGCTTGATGGAGCACAGCGCATCCTTCAGCAGTGCATTGATCAGGCTTTTGAACAGCTGTG TCGCTTACAGGAAGCAAGGCAACAGCTGACAATTGATCTTCAGGATAAAATAGAGGCCCTTGATGTGGACATGTCATGCTTGTCTCTCACTATACGGTCACCTGAGATCTCCCTGAAGCCAAACCCCACAAGAGTGCCGCCCGG ttcCACAACTCCACAGCAGTGGGAGCAGTTCAGTCGATACAATGTTACCCGAGCTAAAGAAGAGATGCAGGCCTCTGTCCATATAAGAGAGAACAACAGCATCACAAGAGCACAG GTGCAGAATGAGCTGGAGGCCCAAAGAATGACAGTGGAGTTTGCTCTCCGTAAGCGAACTCACCACGAGGAACAGGCCTACCACGAAATGCAATGGCAGCTAAAAGCT ACTCAAGAAGAGATTGCCGAGCTGGAGCAGGACATTTGTCACCTAGAGGAAGACATGCAGGCCAAGACGGCTCCTCTAAAGCTTGTCCACACCCGTCTAGAGAACAGAATCAAGAGGCCTGGCATGGACCTGTGCCGAGATGAG GTTCAGTTTGGTTTGGTGGATGAAGCCAAGCAACTGGAAGCCACCATTCTAGCACTGAAACAAAAGTTAGCACATGCCCA GCACTCTCTGCAGTCTCTGAAACAGCATGAAGCTCAGATGATGGAGGATTTGTCGCGTAAGCAGGACGCCCTGTCGCTGGAGCAGCGTAGCAGCCAGACCCGTCAGCGCCTGACTATGGGGGTCCAGACTGAGGGTCTGCCCTCAGCTGTGGTGCCTCTCACCAATTCTAGTGGCAGACACAAGCTGGACCTTGCTTGA